The following are encoded together in the Triticum dicoccoides isolate Atlit2015 ecotype Zavitan chromosome 6B, WEW_v2.0, whole genome shotgun sequence genome:
- the LOC119320287 gene encoding F-box/LRR-repeat protein At1g06630-like translates to MRTKHLIPNHAAGLTYANAYAAAREGHGGGGVDPFEAFPDAVLGLIVSKLPFRSAVASSAISRRWRGAVAAAPALDLDFAAAFPAAPRRRAAFAAAAAAALAGSRRHPLRRLRLALDGFFDQAFAASAASHVASWLAAAAARGVEQLELHLPRSRLAVIPPSLLACTDLTSLTLRLDHNALPLPSLCLLTRLSRLHLASVSLVGCGDFFEDLCSHCTQLSCLILEQCHIGALRLAGAPQLCSLDIASCSWTEQSSIAIAEMPALRTLRYSGAMANRHMINGADSLDEVVLAIEKPQALLEPNLRELLALVGNVRSLVLSPWCIEQFSHPEEWSKVRLDKVRRLACIIERREEGALSIAPLLTSCPNVQELSVSVVPSQSKRRRCSDSEVQYRVIGGRGMIVRNLREIRMEYIDESKSGLDLVKLLLKKAQMLEMMTIVPSMDGLEQAKFRRRVLKFRKASKNVNIQFCATA, encoded by the exons ATGCGCACCAAGCACTTGATACCCAACCACGCCGCGGGTCTCACCTACGCGAACGCCTACGCCGCCGCCCGCGagggccacggcggcggcggcgtcgacccGTTCGAGGCCTTCCCCGACGCGGTGCTCGGGCTGATCGTCTCCAAGCTGCCCTTCAGGTCCGCCGTCGCCTCCTCCGCCATCTCGCGCCGGTGGCGCGGCGCGGTGGCCGCCGCGCCTGCGCTCGACCTCGACTTCGCCGCGGCGTTCCCCGCCGCGCCACGCCGCAGGGCGGCATTcgcggccgctgccgccgccgcgctcGCGGGCTCGCGGCGCCAcccgctccgccgcctccgcctcgcgCTCGACGGCTTCTTCGACCAGGCCTTCGCCGCCTCCGCGGCCAGCCACGTCGCCTCCtggctcgccgccgccgcggcgcgAGGCGTCGAGCAGCTGGAGCTCCACCTCCCTCGCTCCCGCCTCGCCGtgatccctccctccctcctcgccTGCACCGACCTCACGTCGCTCACCCTTCGCCTCGACCACAACGCCCTTCCGCTCCCTTCCCTCTGCCTCCTCACCCGCCTCTCCCGCCTTCACCTCGCCTCCGTCTCGCTCGTTGGCTGCGGTGACTTCTTCGAAGACCTCTGCTCTCACTGCACGCAgctcagctgcctgatccttgaacAGTGCCACATCGGTGCACTCCGACTAGCCGGCGCGCCGCAGCTTTGCTCGCTTGACATCGCCAGCTGTTCGTGGACGGAGCAGTCGTCTATTGCCATTGCTGAGATGCCGGCGTTGCGCACTCTCCGCTACTCGGGTGCGATGGCGAACAGACACATGATTAATGGCGCCGATTCCTTGGACGAAGTCGTTCTGGCCATTGAGAAGCCACAAGCTCTCCTGGAGCCTAATCTCAGAGAGCTGCTTGCGTTGGTTGGAAACGTACGGAGCCTAGTGCTTTCGCCCTGGTGTATTGAG CAATTTTCTCATCCTGAGGAATGGTCCAAGGTGCGGCTGGACAAGGTGAGACGGTTGGCATGCATAATAGAGAGGAGGGAAGAAGGTGCTTTGTCCATTGCACCATTGCTTACGAGTTGCCCCAATGTGCAAGAACTTTCTGTGTCGGTCGTG CCATCGCAGTCCAAGCGGAGACGGTGCAGCGACAGTGAAGTTCAGTATCGTGTTATTGGTGGTAGAGGGATGATCGTCAGGAATCTCAGGGAAATTAGGATGGAGTACATTGATGAGAGCAAGAGTGGATTGGATCTGGTTAAGcttctgctcaagaaggcgcagatgTTGGAGatgatgacaattgtgccttcCATGGATGGCCTTGAGCAGGCCAagttcaggcgcagggtgttgaagTTCAGAAAAGCTTCCAAGAATGTCAACATCCAGTTTTGTGCCACTGCATGA